A region of Mesorhizobium sp. AR02 DNA encodes the following proteins:
- a CDS encoding class II glutamine amidotransferase has protein sequence MCGIVGLFLKDKSLEPKLGAMLSEMLVSLSDRGPDSAGIAIYGAPSKNEAKITIQSAKPARDFRDLDTELAKALGVPVSIAVKSTHAVVRTSPDRIDEARETIQALRPDIRIMGAGDVVEIYKEVGLPEAVVDRFDVRKMTGTHGIGHTRMATESAVTTMGAHPFSTGADQCLVHNGSLSNHNNVRRELIREGMKFETENDTEVAAAYLSSQMAHGKNLGEALEGTLSDLDGFFTFVVGTKNGFGVVRDPIACKPAVMAETDQYVAFGSEYRALTKLPGIDNARVWEPEPATVYFWEH, from the coding sequence ATGTGTGGAATTGTCGGACTGTTTTTGAAAGACAAGTCGCTGGAGCCAAAGCTCGGCGCGATGCTGTCGGAGATGCTGGTCTCGCTCAGCGATCGCGGCCCCGACAGTGCTGGCATCGCCATCTATGGCGCCCCTTCCAAGAACGAAGCCAAGATCACCATCCAGTCGGCGAAACCCGCGCGTGATTTTCGCGACCTCGATACCGAGCTTGCCAAGGCGCTCGGTGTGCCGGTGAGCATTGCGGTGAAGTCGACCCATGCCGTCGTCAGGACCAGCCCTGACAGGATCGATGAGGCCCGCGAGACCATCCAGGCGCTGCGTCCCGACATCCGCATCATGGGCGCCGGCGATGTCGTCGAGATCTACAAGGAAGTCGGCCTGCCGGAAGCGGTCGTCGATCGCTTCGACGTCCGCAAGATGACCGGCACGCATGGCATCGGCCATACCCGCATGGCAACGGAATCGGCGGTGACGACGATGGGCGCGCATCCGTTCTCGACCGGCGCCGACCAGTGCCTGGTGCACAATGGCTCGCTCTCCAACCACAACAATGTCCGCCGCGAGCTGATCCGCGAGGGCATGAAATTCGAGACCGAGAACGATACTGAAGTCGCGGCCGCCTACCTCTCCTCGCAGATGGCGCATGGCAAGAATCTCGGCGAGGCGCTGGAAGGCACGCTCTCCGACCTCGACGGCTTCTTCACCTTCGTCGTCGGCACCAAGAACGGTTTTGGCGTGGTGCGCGACCCGATCGCCTGCAAGCCCGCCGTCATGGCCGAGACCGACCAGTATGTCGCCTTCGGCTCGGAATATCGCGCGCTGACCAAACTGCCCGGCATAGACAATGCGAGGGTCTGGGAACCGGAACCCGCAACCGTCTATTTCTGGGAGCATTGA
- a CDS encoding GXGXG domain-containing protein, with protein sequence MPATKLSKAATHDHASRIFDLDVSSLRELNQALHNLTPGSNETAWEVLHPKGSHSVAVGVDQPVSIDVRGSVGYYCGGMNSGSTITVHGSAGPGVGENMMSGSITIKGDASQYAGATGKGGLLVIEGNASSRCGISMKGIDIVVHGNIGHMSAFMAQSGNLVVLGDAGDALGDSIYEARLFVRGKVDSLGADCIAKEMRPEHLELLQGLLDRSGVTGVKPSEFKRYGSARTLYNFNIDNADAY encoded by the coding sequence ATGCCGGCAACCAAACTTTCAAAGGCGGCGACGCACGACCACGCCTCTCGTATCTTCGATCTCGATGTGTCGTCGCTGCGCGAGCTCAACCAGGCGCTGCACAATCTGACGCCCGGTTCCAATGAAACAGCATGGGAAGTGCTGCACCCGAAGGGCAGCCATTCGGTCGCCGTCGGCGTCGACCAGCCTGTCTCCATCGATGTGCGCGGCAGCGTCGGCTACTACTGTGGCGGCATGAATTCCGGCAGCACCATTACCGTGCATGGCTCGGCCGGACCCGGCGTCGGCGAGAACATGATGTCGGGCTCGATCACGATCAAAGGCGACGCCAGCCAATATGCCGGCGCCACCGGCAAGGGTGGTCTGCTGGTCATCGAGGGCAACGCCTCGTCGCGTTGCGGCATTTCGATGAAGGGCATCGACATCGTCGTGCACGGCAATATCGGCCACATGTCGGCCTTCATGGCGCAGTCGGGCAATCTGGTGGTGCTGGGCGATGCCGGCGATGCGCTCGGTGATTCCATCTACGAGGCGCGGCTGTTCGTGCGCGGCAAGGTCGACAGCCTGGGTGCCGACTGCATCGCCAAGGAGATGCGGCCCGAGCATCTGGAATTGCTGCAGGGCCTGCTCGACCGCTCCGGTGTCACCGGCGTCAAGCCGTCGGAGTTCAAGCGCTACGGCTCGGCGCGCACGCTCTACAATTTCAATATCGACAACGCCGACGCGTATTGA
- a CDS encoding FMN-binding glutamate synthase family protein: protein MTYRNPPTTPRKSATFDDYTLSEIRRAAATGIYDIRGAGAKRKLPHFDDLLFLGASISRYPLEGYRERCDTSVVLGSRHAKKPIELKIPITIAGMSFGSLSGPAKEALGRGATLSGTSTTTGDGGMTEEERGHSKQLVYQYLPSRYGMNLRDLRRADAIEVVVGQGAKPGGGGMLLGQKISDRVAEMRTLPKGIDQRSASRHPDWTGPDDLEIKILELREITDWEKPIYVKVGGARPYYDTALAVKAGADVVVVDGMQGGTAATQEVFIENVGQPTLACIRPAVQALQDLGMHRKVQLIISGGIRNGADVAKALALGVDAVSIGTAALVALGDNDPRWEAEYNELGTTAGAYDDWHEGRDPAGITTQDPELMKRVDPVAAGRRLANYLKVMTLEAQTIARACGKNSLHNLEPEDLVALTIEAAAMAGVPLAGTNWIPGKNGF from the coding sequence ATGACCTATCGCAACCCGCCGACGACGCCGCGCAAATCCGCGACCTTCGACGACTACACGCTTTCCGAAATCCGCCGCGCCGCGGCGACCGGCATCTATGACATCCGGGGCGCCGGCGCCAAGCGCAAGCTGCCGCATTTCGACGACCTGCTGTTCCTCGGCGCCTCGATCTCGCGCTATCCGCTGGAAGGCTATCGCGAGCGCTGCGACACCTCAGTCGTGCTCGGTTCGCGCCATGCCAAGAAGCCGATCGAGCTGAAAATCCCGATCACCATTGCCGGCATGAGCTTCGGCTCGCTGTCCGGGCCGGCCAAGGAAGCGCTCGGGCGCGGCGCGACGCTGTCGGGCACCTCGACCACGACGGGCGATGGCGGCATGACCGAGGAAGAGCGCGGCCATTCCAAGCAACTGGTCTACCAATATTTGCCCTCGCGCTACGGCATGAATTTGCGCGATTTGCGCCGGGCCGATGCGATCGAAGTTGTCGTCGGCCAGGGCGCCAAGCCCGGCGGCGGCGGCATGCTGCTTGGCCAGAAGATTTCCGACCGCGTCGCCGAGATGCGCACGCTGCCGAAGGGCATCGACCAGCGCTCGGCCTCACGCCATCCCGACTGGACCGGCCCGGACGATCTCGAGATCAAGATCCTCGAACTACGCGAAATCACCGACTGGGAAAAGCCGATCTACGTCAAGGTCGGCGGCGCCCGCCCCTATTATGATACCGCGCTGGCAGTGAAGGCCGGCGCCGATGTCGTCGTCGTCGACGGCATGCAGGGCGGCACGGCGGCGACGCAGGAAGTGTTCATCGAGAATGTCGGCCAGCCGACGCTCGCCTGCATCCGGCCGGCCGTGCAGGCGCTGCAGGATCTCGGCATGCACCGCAAGGTGCAGCTGATCATCTCCGGCGGCATCCGCAACGGCGCCGATGTCGCCAAAGCGCTGGCGCTCGGCGTCGACGCGGTCTCGATCGGCACCGCGGCGCTGGTCGCGCTCGGCGACAACGATCCCCGCTGGGAGGCGGAGTACAACGAGCTCGGCACCACAGCCGGCGCCTATGACGACTGGCATGAGGGCCGCGACCCCGCGGGCATCACCACGCAGGACCCTGAGCTGATGAAGCGGGTCGACCCGGTGGCGGCCGGACGCCGGCTGGCGAACTACCTCAAGGTGATGACGTTGGAGGCTCAAACCATTGCCCGCGCCTGCGGCAAGAACAGCCTGCACAATCTCGAGCCCGAGGATCTCGTCGCGCTCACCATCGAAGCCGCCGCCATGGCCGGCGTGCCGCTCGCCGGCACCAACTGGATACCGGGGAAGAACGGCTTCTAG
- the glnT gene encoding type III glutamate--ammonia ligase produces MGNDLAAFAKENGVKYFMISYTDLFGGQRAKLVPAQAISDMQKDGAGFAGFATWLDLTPAHPDMLAVPDPDSVIQLPWKKEVAWVAANCIMDDKEVDQTPRNTLRRLIAEAAGDGMHVKTGVEAEFFLISPDGSVISDQYDTASKPCYDQQAVMRRYDVIAEICDHMLALGWSPYQNDHEDANGQFEMNWAFDDALATADKHSFFKFMVRSVAEKHGLRATFMPKPFQGLTGNGCHAHISVWDKAGKTNVFADNSMELGLSAKGKNFLGGIMKHASALAAITNPTVNSYKRINAPRTISGATWAPNTVTWTGNNRTHMVRVPGPGRFELRLPDGAANPYLLQAVIIAAGLDGIRSKADPGKRYDIDMYQHGHTVKGAPKLPLNLLDALREFDKDKSLKAALGEEFSSAYLKLKHQEWNSYASHFTQWERDHTLDI; encoded by the coding sequence ATGGGGAACGATCTCGCCGCATTCGCCAAAGAGAACGGCGTCAAATATTTCATGATTTCCTACACCGACCTGTTCGGTGGCCAGCGTGCCAAGCTGGTGCCGGCACAGGCGATATCAGACATGCAGAAGGACGGCGCCGGCTTTGCCGGTTTCGCCACCTGGCTCGACCTGACGCCGGCGCATCCCGACATGCTGGCGGTGCCGGATCCGGACTCGGTCATCCAGCTGCCATGGAAGAAAGAGGTAGCCTGGGTCGCCGCCAACTGCATCATGGACGACAAAGAGGTCGACCAGACGCCGCGCAACACGCTGAGGCGGCTGATCGCGGAGGCCGCCGGCGACGGGATGCATGTCAAGACCGGCGTCGAGGCCGAGTTCTTCCTGATCTCGCCGGACGGCAGCGTCATATCAGACCAGTACGACACGGCATCAAAGCCCTGCTATGACCAGCAGGCGGTGATGCGCCGCTATGACGTCATCGCCGAGATCTGCGACCACATGCTGGCGCTGGGATGGAGCCCCTACCAGAACGACCACGAGGACGCCAACGGCCAGTTCGAGATGAACTGGGCCTTCGACGACGCGCTGGCGACCGCCGACAAGCACTCCTTCTTCAAGTTCATGGTCAGGTCGGTCGCCGAAAAGCACGGCCTGCGTGCCACCTTCATGCCAAAGCCCTTCCAGGGCCTGACCGGCAATGGCTGCCATGCCCATATCTCGGTGTGGGACAAGGCTGGCAAGACCAACGTCTTTGCCGACAATTCGATGGAGCTCGGCCTGTCGGCCAAGGGCAAGAATTTCCTCGGCGGCATCATGAAGCACGCCTCGGCCCTGGCCGCCATCACCAACCCGACGGTCAATTCCTACAAGCGCATCAACGCACCGCGCACGATCTCTGGCGCGACCTGGGCGCCGAACACGGTGACCTGGACCGGCAACAACCGCACCCACATGGTGCGCGTGCCCGGACCCGGCCGCTTCGAGCTGCGGCTGCCCGATGGTGCCGCCAACCCCTATCTGCTGCAGGCGGTGATCATTGCCGCTGGTCTGGACGGCATCCGCTCCAAGGCCGATCCCGGCAAGCGCTACGACATCGACATGTACCAGCACGGGCACACGGTGAAGGGCGCGCCAAAACTGCCGCTCAACCTGCTCGACGCGCTGCGCGAGTTCGACAAGGACAAATCGCTCAAGGCGGCGCTGGGTGAGGAATTCTCGTCGGCTTATCTAAAGCTGAAGCACCAGGAATGGAATTCCTATGCTTCGCACTTCACGCAATGGGAGCGCGACCACACGCTGGATATCTGA
- a CDS encoding sarcosine oxidase subunit beta family protein, producing MKYSIFSLARAALSGHKNWQRTWRDATPKDRYDVVIIGGGGHGLATAWFLASEYGIKNVAVLEKGWIGSGNAGRNTTIIRSNYGLPGNTGFYELSMKLWERMEQDLNYNSMVSQRGVINLYHSDAQRDAYARRGNTMRINGIDAELLDLAAVKKMIPFLNYDNARFPVQGGLLQRRGGTARHDAVVWGYAHAASGLGVDIIQNCEVTGFVRDANGKVTGVQTSRGKIGAGKVGMAVAGSSSRVAAMAGLRLPIESHVLQAFVSEAIKPLIPGVMTFGAGHFYVSQSDKGGLVFGGDIDGYNSYAQRGNMPVMEDVCEGGMALMPMIGRVRLLRQWGGIMDMSMDGSPIIDKTPVDGLYLNAGWCYGGFKATPGSGFVFAHLLARDTPHEEAARFRLDRFRTGAMIDEKGQGAQPNLH from the coding sequence ATGAAATACTCGATCTTCTCGCTCGCCCGTGCCGCCTTGTCCGGCCACAAGAACTGGCAGCGCACCTGGCGCGACGCCACGCCGAAGGATCGCTACGACGTGGTGATCATCGGCGGTGGCGGCCATGGCCTGGCCACCGCCTGGTTCCTCGCCAGCGAATACGGCATCAAGAATGTCGCCGTGCTGGAAAAAGGCTGGATCGGCTCCGGCAATGCCGGCCGCAACACCACCATCATCCGCTCCAATTACGGCCTGCCCGGCAATACCGGCTTCTACGAATTGTCGATGAAGCTCTGGGAGCGCATGGAGCAGGATCTCAACTACAATTCGATGGTCAGCCAGCGCGGCGTCATCAACCTCTACCATTCCGATGCGCAACGCGATGCCTATGCGCGGCGCGGCAACACGATGCGCATCAACGGCATCGATGCCGAACTGCTCGACCTCGCCGCGGTCAAGAAGATGATACCGTTCCTGAACTACGACAATGCGCGTTTCCCCGTGCAGGGCGGATTGCTGCAGCGACGCGGCGGCACAGCGCGGCACGACGCCGTGGTTTGGGGCTATGCCCATGCGGCGAGCGGGCTCGGCGTCGACATCATCCAGAATTGCGAAGTGACTGGTTTCGTCAGGGACGCCAATGGCAAGGTGACCGGGGTCCAGACTTCGCGTGGCAAGATCGGCGCCGGCAAGGTCGGCATGGCCGTCGCCGGATCCTCGTCGCGCGTCGCGGCGATGGCGGGCTTGCGCCTGCCGATCGAAAGCCATGTGCTGCAGGCCTTCGTCTCCGAGGCGATCAAGCCGCTGATCCCCGGAGTCATGACCTTTGGCGCCGGCCATTTCTATGTCAGCCAGTCCGACAAGGGCGGACTGGTCTTCGGCGGCGACATTGACGGCTACAATTCCTACGCCCAGCGCGGCAACATGCCTGTAATGGAGGATGTCTGCGAGGGCGGCATGGCGCTGATGCCGATGATCGGCCGCGTGCGGCTTTTGCGCCAGTGGGGTGGCATCATGGACATGTCGATGGACGGTTCGCCGATCATCGACAAGACGCCGGTCGACGGGCTCTATCTCAACGCCGGCTGGTGTTATGGCGGTTTCAAGGCAACGCCGGGTTCCGGCTTTGTCTTTGCCCATCTGCTGGCCCGCGACACGCCGCACGAGGAGGCAGCACGGTTCCGCCTCGACCGCTTCCGGACTGGTGCCATGATCGACGAAAAGGGCCAGGGCGCCCAACCGAACCTGCACTGA